ATGTTTCAGAACCTCATCCACGGCACTGTAGCACAGTTGACAGAATCTCCTCAATGTCCCGCTGTGGATGGACTTTGCCAAGGTGCTGTGGTAGATTTTCGAGGCATTGCAATGGGGAATGATATGAAATCTATAGGAATTTATGCCAAACGAAGTAATCCGGATGCCGTTCATGTCGCCAAACAACTCAAAGGCTGGTTGGCTGAACGGGGTATCCGGGTGCTGGTCGAGAGAAAACTTGCTGCCGACATGGGTGCTGGAGAGGGCGTGCCGAGTCGTGAGCTGCCTCCTCTGGTCGATTGCATTGTCGTCCTTGGTGGTGACGGTACGCTGATTTCCGTCGCGCGAAAAGTGGGCAACCTCGGCGTGCCGATTCTCGGTGTCAATCTTGGTAGCCTGGGTTTTCTGACCGAAATCACTCTTGATGATCTTTATGATGAACTGCAACGTGTTCTTCATGACGATTATGAAATCTCTGATCGGATCATGTTACAGGCGGCGATCGAACGCCAGGGTGAGAGGATTGCCGAGTACCAGGTGCTTAATGACGTTGTGATCAACAAAGGAGCCCTGGCACGGATCATTGATATGGAAGTCTGGGTGGATGACAGCTATCTGACCACCTTCAAAGCCGATGGTCTGATCGTGTCGTCACCAACCGGTTCGACGGCCTATAATCTCGCTGCCGGCGGCCCGATTATCTACCCGGGATTGCATTGCCTGGTGATCACCCCCATTTGTCCGCATATGCTCACGAATCGTCCGATTATTGTCTCGGATCAGTCGTTGATCCGCATTATCATGCGCTTTAACGAAGAGCGGGTGTTTTTTACAGCGGATGGACAAGTGGGGATGGCCTTGCAGGCGCAGGATATCGTTGAAATTTGTAAAGCCGAGCAATGCACCCGCCTGATTCGCAGTGCGAAGAAGGAATATTTTGAAGTGTTGCGCACTAAATTACGCTGGGGAGAACGCTAACCCGTATGCTGACGGATTTATCCATTAAAAACCTGGCGGTTATTGAGCAGCTGCAGGTGAACTTTGGTTCTGGCTTTAATGTGCTTAGTGGTGAAACCGGTGCCGGTAAATCCATCATTATTGACGCTATGGGTTTGCTGCTTGGCCAGCGCATGCGCAATGATCTCGTGCGCACAGGGGAAGAGACGGCCAGTGTCGAAGCGGTGTTTTCGCTCAAAGACCAGCCTGGAGTGCGTCATTTGTTGCAGGAAATGGACTTTGACGACGATGACGAACTGGTGATCCGGCGCAGCCTGTCACGTCAGGGGAAAAATCGCGTCTATGTCAACGGAGCCATGGCTACGTTGGCCCAGTTGCAACAACTGACGGCACCAATGCTGGCGATCTTTGGTCAACATGACCAGCAACAATTGCAACGGGTTGAGAACCATCTGCGTCTTCTGGATGGTTTTGGTGAGTGTCAGGATCTGCTCTGTGATTACCAACAGCATTATCGCCAGTGGCGTTCATTGCAACAGAAGTTGGAATCTCTGCAACAGTCTGAACGGGACCGCGAAAGCCGTATTGACCTCCTGAGCTTTCAACATCAGGAGATCACGGCTGCCGCCTTGCAATCCGGAGAAGATGAGGAGCTGAATGCCGAGCGATTGCGTCTTCAACATGCCGAACGACTTTTTGCCGGGTGTCAGCAGGGCTATGAGCGGCTTTATGCGGATGAAGGCGCGGTGTGTGAACAACTCGGCGCCCTGAATCAGGTTCTCGAAGGACTGGTCGATGTTGAACCGCAACTTCTGGGTCCTGTCGAGGCGGTGCGTGATGCCTTGTTTGGTCTGGAGGACGCTGCCGGGCAACTCCGTCAGTTGGCTGATGGTGTGGTGTTTGACGAACAGCGTCAGACGGAAGTGGAAGAACGCCTGGCTCTGATTGCGACCTTGCAACGCAAATATCATACTGAGATTGACGGCATTCTCGCCTATGCCGATGACATTGCCGAAGAGCTGGAATTGCTGCGTGACAGTGCGGCAACCATGGAACAGTTAGAAAAGCAGATTGCCACAGTGTACGAACAGATGATGGCGACGGGCCAAAAGCTCTCAACGCTACGGCAACAGGCCGCACAACGTCTTAAACAGGCGATGGAGGATGAACTGGCCGGGCTGGCCATGGCCAATGCCTGTTTTGAGGTCCGTCTGAGCGAGGGAGAAGCCGGTTTGCTGGGGCTGGAGAAAGCGGAATTTTATTTTTCCGCCAATCCTGGTCAAGAACCACGTCCTCTGGCCTCAACGGCATCGGGTGGTGAACTGTCACGCATTATGTTGGCATTGCGTAAAGTCGCACCGCGTGCTGATAGCCTTTCCACGATGATTTTTGATGAGGTTGATGCCGGTATCGGTGGCATCGCCGCCTCGGCTGTTGGTGAGCGCCTGTGCTCTGTGGCCGAAGGGCGCCAGGTGTTGTGTATCACTCATCTGCCGCAGGTGGCCGCCTATGCCGACGTGCAGTATCGGGTGGAGAAGCTTGTCGAGAATAATCAGACCTCGACCCGGCTGGTCTGTCTTGACGAAGAGGAGCGTGTTCAAGAATTAGCGCGCATGTTGGGCGGAGCCCAGCTCAGTTCACAGACCGTGAGTCATGCGCGTGACATGCTGCAACGCAGCCGGCGTCCATCCCTGTTTTAGCGTCTGCCGTGGCCTTGCCGCGGTTGAGGAGATCTTATGATCAGAAAAGCCCGTATTGCCGATGCCCCGGTGATCCACAAATTATTGACGGAACATGCCAGTAAAGGGGCGATGCTGTCGCGTTCGCTGGCCGAAATTTATCAGGCGATAC
This is a stretch of genomic DNA from uncultured Desulfuromonas sp.. It encodes these proteins:
- the recN gene encoding DNA repair protein RecN, which encodes MLTDLSIKNLAVIEQLQVNFGSGFNVLSGETGAGKSIIIDAMGLLLGQRMRNDLVRTGEETASVEAVFSLKDQPGVRHLLQEMDFDDDDELVIRRSLSRQGKNRVYVNGAMATLAQLQQLTAPMLAIFGQHDQQQLQRVENHLRLLDGFGECQDLLCDYQQHYRQWRSLQQKLESLQQSERDRESRIDLLSFQHQEITAAALQSGEDEELNAERLRLQHAERLFAGCQQGYERLYADEGAVCEQLGALNQVLEGLVDVEPQLLGPVEAVRDALFGLEDAAGQLRQLADGVVFDEQRQTEVEERLALIATLQRKYHTEIDGILAYADDIAEELELLRDSAATMEQLEKQIATVYEQMMATGQKLSTLRQQAAQRLKQAMEDELAGLAMANACFEVRLSEGEAGLLGLEKAEFYFSANPGQEPRPLASTASGGELSRIMLALRKVAPRADSLSTMIFDEVDAGIGGIAASAVGERLCSVAEGRQVLCITHLPQVAAYADVQYRVEKLVENNQTSTRLVCLDEEERVQELARMLGGAQLSSQTVSHARDMLQRSRRPSLF
- a CDS encoding NAD(+)/NADH kinase — its product is MKSIGIYAKRSNPDAVHVAKQLKGWLAERGIRVLVERKLAADMGAGEGVPSRELPPLVDCIVVLGGDGTLISVARKVGNLGVPILGVNLGSLGFLTEITLDDLYDELQRVLHDDYEISDRIMLQAAIERQGERIAEYQVLNDVVINKGALARIIDMEVWVDDSYLTTFKADGLIVSSPTGSTAYNLAAGGPIIYPGLHCLVITPICPHMLTNRPIIVSDQSLIRIIMRFNEERVFFTADGQVGMALQAQDIVEICKAEQCTRLIRSAKKEYFEVLRTKLRWGER